GACCGACCAGGCGATCGAGTTCACCGTGGCCGCGTCCGCCTGGCTGCTGCGGGTGGTGGACCTGCCGGCCGCCGTGGCGGCGCGGGGCTGGCCCGCCGCCGGGGGGCTCACCGCGGCCGTCGACCTGGAGGTGGTCGACGGGCACGCGCCGTGGCACGCGGGGCGGCGGCGGCTCGTGGTGGAGGACGGCCGGGTGCGCGTGGAGCCGGGCGGCAGCGGTGAGGTGCGGTTGCACGCCCGCGCGCTCGGGCCGTGGTTCAGCGGCATGCAGGACAGCCACGCGCTGCGCCGCGCGGGCCTGCTGGACGGCGACGGCAGGCTGCTCGACCGGCTGGTCGGCGCACCGGGCGTGCCCCGACTGGCCGACTTCTTCTAACCTGGGCAGCCGTGCTGCTCACCGCCCTGGAGCTGGTCGGGATCGCCGCGTTCGCCGCCTCCGGCGCGCTCGCCGCGGTCCGGGCCAGGCTCGACGTGTTCGGGGTGACCGTGCTGGCCCTGACCACGTCGCTGGGCGGCGGCACGATCCGGGACGTGCTGCTGGGCGTGCACCCGCCGGTGGCGCTGGTGCGCTGGCCCTACCTGGCCGTCGCCGCGGTCACCGGGCTGGTGGTCTTCCGCTTTCACCCGACCGTGGCGAAGTTGCGCCGGTCCGTGCTGCTGCTCGACGCGTTCGGCCTCGGCCTGTTCGTCACGGCGGGCACCACGACCGCGCTCGCGCTGGGCGCGCCGCCCTACGCGGCGTGCCTGGTCGGCATGACCACCGGCATCGGCGGCGGCGCGCTGCGCGACGTGCTGCTGCGCGAGATCCCGCTGGTCCTGCGGCGGGAGATCTACGCGGTCGCGGCGCTGGCGGGCGCGTTCGTGGTCGTCGTCGGTGATCAACTGGACCTGCCCGCGGTCCCGGTGAGCCTGGCCGGTTCGGCGGTCATCGTGGGCCTGCGGCTGCTGGCCCTGTGGCGGCACTGGAACGCCCCGGTGGCCCCAAGACTTGACGGGTAGCTCACATCGGCTTCTCAGGCGCCTCTCAGGACCACGGGCAAAACTGATCCCATGCGCATCCTCGTTGTCGACGACGACCGGGCCGTGCGTGAGTCGCTCCGGCGCTCACTGCAGTTCAACGGCTACCAGGTCGACCTGGCCGGCGACGGCCAGCAGGCCCTGGAGTCCGTCGTCAACCAGCGCCCCGACGCCATGGTGCTGGACGTGATGATGCCCAGGCTGGACGGCCTGGAGGTGTGCCGCCGGCTGCGCAGCACCGGCGACGACCTGCCGATCCTGGTGCTCACCGCCCGGGACGCGGTGTCCGACCGGGTGTCCGGCCTCGACGCGGGCGCCGACGACTACCTGCCCAAGCCGTTCGCGCTGGAGGAGCTGCTGGCCAGGCTGCGCGCGCTGCTGCGGCGGGCCGCCGCCGAGGACGCCAAGGGCGGGCAGGCGGGCGCGGTGCTGCGGTTCGCCGACCTGGAGCTGGACCCCGGCACGCGCGACGTGCGGCGCGGCGACCGGTCGATCAGCCTGACCCGGACCGAGTTCGCGCTGCTGGAGCTGTTCCTCGCGCACCCCAAGCAGGTGCTCACCCGCGGTCGCATCCTGGAGGACGTCTGGGGCTACGACTTCCCGACCTCGGGCAACGCCCTGGAGGTCTACGTGGGCTACCTGCGCCGCAAGACCGAGGCCGGTGGCGAGCCCCGGCTGCTGCACACCGTGCGCGGCGTCGGCTACGTGCTGCGGGAGACCCCTCCGTGATCGACTCAGCGTCGGTGCGCGACGCCGCCAACGAGCGCCTCCAGCGCGTCTCGCTGCGGGCCCGGGTCACCCTGCTGGCGGCGTTCTGCGTGGCGGGCGCCGTGGCCGTGGTCTCGCTCGGCGCCTACATGACGGTCAGCCGGAACCTGCACGACCAGCTGGAGGACAACCTCCGGCAGCGCGCGCAGGCCGCGGTGACCGCGCCCAAGGTCAACAACGACGTCACCGAGATCCCCGGCGCCTTCCTGGCCGCGGGCGACATCCGGATCGGCGTGCTGGACACCGACGGGCAGATCTACTACCCCAAGGGCACCAGCCCGCCGCCGACCCAGCCCGCGGACCTGGAGGTGGCGCGCGGGGCGGTGCAGGAGAACTTCTGGACCGACACCCGCACGGGCTTCCAGGTGCTCGCCCTGCCCTACGGCGACGGGCAGGCGATGCTGATCGCCCAGTCCACCAAGCCGCTCAACACCACCCTGGGCAAGCTGTCCGTGGTGCTGTTCGTGATCAGCGGCCTGGGCGTGCTGGTCGCGGCGGCGGCGGGCACCGCGGTGGCGCGCACGGGCCTGCGGCCGGTGCAGCGGCTGACCGAGGCCACCGAGCGGGTCGCGCTGACCGGCGACCTGCGGCCGATCCCGGTGTCCGGCGACGACGAGCTGGCGCTGCTGTCGCAGCGGTTCAACGCGATGCTCGGCGCGCTGGCCGAGTCGCAGGAGCGGCAGCGCAGGCTGGTCGCCGACGCGGGCCACGAGCTGCGCACCCCGCTGACGTCGATGCGCACGAACCTGGAGCTGCTGCTGGCCTCCGAGCGGCCCGACGCGCCGACCCTGTCGGACCAGGACAAGGCCGAGATCCACGCCGACGTGCGGGCCCAGCTCGACGAGCTGACCACGCTCATCGGCGACCTGGTGGAGCTGGCCCGGGAGGACGCGCCGCAGGTCGTGCACGAGCCGGTGGACCTGGTCGAGGTGGTCGAGCGCGCGGTGGACCGGGCCCGGCGGCGGGCGTCGGACGTGCGGCTGGCCGTCGAGGTCCAGCCGTGGTCGCTGCTGGGCGACTCGTCCGCGCTGGAGCGCGCGGTGCTGAACCTGCTGGACAACGCGGTGAAGTTCAGCCCGCCGGGCGGCGAGGTGCGGCTGTCGCTGCGGCAGCTCGGCGACGGCAGCGCGGTGGTCGAGGTGGCGGACTCCGGTCCGGGCATCGCCGAGGCCGACCTGCCGCACGTGTTCGAGCGCTTCTACCGCTCGCAGGAGGCGCGCACGCTGCCCGGCTCCGGCCTGGGCCTGGCGATCGTCAAGCAGGTCGCGGAGCGCCACGGCGGCATGGCCTACGTGGGCCGGGCGCCGGAGGGCGGCGCGCTGTTCGCGCTGCGCCTGCCCGGGCGCCCGACGCCCCTGCCGCCGATGCCCGCGACCAGCTCACCGTCGGGTGACGCGCATCGGTAAACCGAACACAGAGTCAACAACAACGACCAGGCTGTGGCGCAGGGCACGCGTCCTGGTGCCGCCGGCGAGTGCTCTTGTTGGACTGTGTTGACGTTTGCGGACCACTCGACCACCCTTGCGGACATGACGACTTGGCCCACCGGTCTGCGCGGCCCGGCCTGGGGTGCCGACTACAACCCCGAGCAGTGGCCCGAGGCGGTGTGGGCGGACGACGTCGCGCTGATGCGGCGGGCCGGGGTGAACCTGGTGAGCGTCGGCGTCTTCTCGTGGGCCCTGCTGGAGGTGGCGGAGGGCCGCTACGAGTTCGGCTGGCTCGACCGCGTGCTGGACCGGTTGCACGAGGGCGGCATCCGGGTCGACCTGGCCACCGCGACCGCCTCGCCGCCGCCGTGGCTGACCACCGCCCACCCGGAGGTGCTGCCCGAGACGGCGGAGGGCGTGCGGCTCTCGCACGGCTCCCGGCAGTCCTACTGCCCCAGCTCGGCCGTCTACCGGGAGAAGGCGGTCGCGCTGGCCGGCGCGCTGGCGCGGCGCTACCGGGAGCACCCCGCCCTGGCCGCCTGGCACGTGGGCAACGAGTACGGCTGCCACGTCCCCCGCTGCTACTGCGACCGGTGCGCCGAGGCGTTCCGCGCGTGGCTGCGGTCCCGCCACGGCGACCTGGACGCGCTGAACGAGGCGTGGGGCACCGCGTTCTGGAGCCAGCACTACACCGCGTGGGACCAGGTCCTGCCGCCGCGCGCCACCCCCGCCCTGGGCAACCCCGGCCAGCTGCTCGACTTCGACCGGTTCTCCTCCGACGCCCTGCTGGAGCTGTTCAAGGCCGAGCGGGACGTGCTGCGCGAGGTCACCCCCGGCGTGCCGGTGACCACCAACTTCATGGTGACCTGGACGTTCGGCGCGCTGGACTACTGGCGGTGGGCCGACGAGGTCGACTTCGTGGCCAACGACCACTACACCCGCGCCGACGACCCGGAGCGGCACGTCGAGCTGGCCTTCTCCGCCGACCTGGCGCGCGGGCTCGCGCGCGGCCGCCCGTGGCTGCTGATGGAGCACTCCACCTCGGCGGTGAACTGGCAGCCGCGCAACCTCGCCAAGCAGCCCGGCGAGCTGCGGCGCAACTCGTACCAGCACCTCGCCCGCGGCGCGGACGGCACGCTGTTCTTCCAGTGGCGGCAGTCGCGGGCGGGCGCGGAGCGCTACCACTCGGCGATGGTCCCGCACGCGGGTCCCGACACGGCCGTGTTCGCCGAGGTCGAGCGGGTCGGCGCCGAGTACGCGCGCATCGCCGAGCTGGTCGGCTCGACCGTCGAGGCGGCGCCGGTCGCGGTGGTCTACGACTGGGAGTCCGGGTGGGTGCTCGGGCAGCCCGCCCACCCCACGGTCGACTTCTCCCACCGCGAGCACGCGCTCGCGCTCTACCGCGCCCTGTGGCGGGCCGGCGTGGCGGTCGACTTCCTGCCGCCCGGCGCGCCCCTGGCGCCCTACCGCGCGGTCGTGCTGCCCGCGCTGCACCTGGTCGACGACGCCGGCCCGTACGCGGACTACGTCGAGGGCGGCGGCCGGCTGCTGGTCACCTACCTCTCCGGGATCACCGACACCCGCGGCCACGTGCACCTCGGCGGCCACCCCGGCGCGTTCCGCGACCTGCTGGGCGTGCGGACCGAGGAGTTCTTCCCGCTGGCCGCCGGGCAGGAGGTGGCGCTGGACGACGGCTCGTCGGCGCGGGTGTGGACCGAGCACCTGCGCGCGGGCGACGCGGAGGTGCTGGCCTCCTACGTGGACGGCCCGCTGCCGGGCGTGCCCGCGGTCACCCGCCGCGACGTCGGCGAGGGCGCCGCCTGGTACCTGGCGTGCGGCCTGACCGGGGCCGGGCTGGACCGGTTGGTCGAGGCCGTGCTGGACCACGCGGGCGTGCCGCGCGGTACCGCGGGCGTCGAGGTCGTGCGTCGTCGGGGTGCGCGGGCCGGCGCGCCCGTATCGTGGCTGGTCGCGGTGAACCACGGGGGCGGCGATGCGGAGCTGCCCGCGGTGGGCGTCGAGCTGCTGTCCGGGGAGCGGGTGCCCGGGCGCGTGGTCGTGCCCGCCGGCGGCGTGGTCGTGGTCAGGGAAGAGGTGTGACGTGCTGGCGCGGCAGAGGCAAGCGGTGATCCTGGAGGAAGTCCGCCGGACCGGCGCGGTGCGGGTGAGCGACCTGGTGGTGCGGCTCGGCGTCTCGGACATGACGGTGCGCCGCGACCTGGACGTGCTGGCCGCCCGCGGCCTGGTGGAGAAGGTCTACGGCGGTGCCACGTCCGTGGTCGGCCGCAGCACCGACGAGCCCGGCTTCGAGGCCAAGTCGGTGCGCTCGCTGCCGGAGAAGGAGGCCATCGCCGCGTTCGCCGCGGGCCTGGTCCGCCCCGGCACCGCGATCGGGCTGTCCGCGGGCACCACCACGTGGACGCTGGCCCGGTTCCTGGACGACATCCCCGACCTGACCGTGGTGACCAACTCGATCCGGGTCGCCGACGTGCTCCAGCAGAGCGGGCGCACCGACCGGACCGTGGTGCTCACCGGCGGGGTGCGCACGCCGTCGGACGCGCTGGTCGGGCCGGTGGCCGTGCAGGCGCTGCGGTCGCTGCACCTGGACGTGGTGTTCCTGGGCGTGCACGGCATGGCCGAGCGCTCCGGCTTCACCACCCCCAACCTCAACGAGAGCGAGACCGACCGCGCGCTGGTCGACGCGGCCGGTCGCGTGGTGGTGGTCGCCGACCACACCAAGTGGGGCACCGTCGGCATCTCCACCATCGCCGCGCTGGACGAGGCGGACGTGCTGGTGACCGACGAGGGTTTGGCCGAGCAGGCCCGGGTAGTGCTGGGGGAGCAGGTCGGTGAACTGGTCCTGGCGCACGTGCCGGGGCGGGGAGAGGAACTGGCGTGAGGCGCACGGCGGGCAAGCTCGCGGACGGCCGGGAGATCATCTACTACGACGACACCCCGGACGCGCCACCGCGCGACGCGGTGGACACCCGGGACCTGCCGCCGTCGCAGCCCCTGTCGGAGGTGCGGCGCGACCCGCTCACCGACGAGTGGGTGGCGATGGCGGCGCACCGGCAGACCCGCACCTACAAGCCGCCCGCCGACCTGTGCCCGCTGTGCCCGTCCACCCCGGACAAGCCGACCGAGATCCCCGAGCCGTCCTACGACGTGGCGGTGTTCGAGAACCGCTTCCCGTCCTTCGCCCAGGGCGTGCCGGACCTGCCGTCCACTGTGGAGGGCATGCCGATGGTGGCGCGGGCGCCCGGCCGCGGCCGGTGCGAGGTGGTGTGCTTCACCTCCGACCACAACAGCTCGTTCGGCGAGCTGCCCGCGTGGCGGGTGCGCACGGTGGTGGACGTGTGGGCGGAGCGCACGACCGCGCTGGGCGCGCTGCCCGGGGTGGAGCAGGTCTTCCCGTTCGAGAACCGGGGCGAGGAGATCGGGGTGACGCTGCATCACCCGCACGGGCAGATCTACGGCTACCCGTTCGTGACGCCCAAGACCGAGCGGATGCTGTCCGTGGCGGCGGCTTACCGGGAAGAACACGGCCGCCCGCTGATGGGTGACATCTTGGCGGCCGAGCGGGCCGCGGGCACGCGGGTCGTCGCGTCGGGTGGGCACTGGACGGCGTTCGTGCCCGCCGCGGCGCGCTGGCCGGTCGAGGTGCACCTCGTGCCGCACCGCCAGGTGCCCGACCTGCCCGCGCTGACCGAGGAGGAGCGGGACGACTTCGCCGCGCTCTACCTGACCGTGCTGCACCGCCTCGACGGCCTCTACCGGCGGCCGCTGCCCTACATCGCGGCGTGGCACCAGGCACCCGTGCGCACCGGCCGCGACCTGGCGTGGCTGCACCTGGAGGTGTTCTCGGTGCTGCGGACCGCGGACAAGCTCAAGTACCTGGCCGGGTCGGAGTCCGGCATGGGCGTGTGGGTCAACGACGCGACGCCCGAGCAGATCGCCGAGCGGCTACGCGGCTAGGAAGCGCCGCGCCGCGGCCGCGCCGGCGGCGGCGTCCAGGTCGGGCCCGACGACGGCGGCCACCAGCTCCTCGGTGACGTCGGCGTCGGCGGCGATCAGGGCGTCCACCGCGGCGGGGTCGGCGTGGTCCCCGGTGAAGTCGGCGATGAGGTCGCGGCAGCGCCCGGTGTCGGCGAACGGCGGGTCGAGCGCGCCGAAGCCGTCGTCGACGTCGTAGTCGGCGCGCAGCCACGTCCCGTCGGCGAAGCCGTAGGCGAAGCCCACCCACTGCCCGGACGCCTCGGCGGCCCGCACCGGCGGCGCCCACCAGTCGGGCGCGCCGGCCAGCAGGTCGGTCTCCGGTTCCCCGAAGTACTCGGCGGCCCGGTTGTGGTAGGTCTCGGAGTACTCGTGGTCGTGCCCCACCAGCACGGCCCGCCCGCCGCCCGTGAAGTGCAGGTCGGCCCAGTTGCCGCCGCCGTCGTCGTAGTGCCACACCGACCCGGCGGCGTGGCAGTTGGCGTCCCAGCCGCGGGCCGCGCACACCGCGGCGAAGGCGGCCCACCGGGCCCGCATCCGGGTCGGGGGCGGCAGCTCCACTTCACGCATGCGCCCATGGTCCCAGCAGGTGGTCGTCACGATGCGTGAGCCCGTCACCGCCGGGGCGCGCCGCGATCGGGGAGGTGATCACCGGGACGTCCCCTGACGTGCGCTTGCCCGCTGTGGTGCGAAG
This portion of the Saccharothrix syringae genome encodes:
- a CDS encoding trimeric intracellular cation channel family protein, with the translated sequence MLLTALELVGIAAFAASGALAAVRARLDVFGVTVLALTTSLGGGTIRDVLLGVHPPVALVRWPYLAVAAVTGLVVFRFHPTVAKLRRSVLLLDAFGLGLFVTAGTTTALALGAPPYAACLVGMTTGIGGGALRDVLLREIPLVLRREIYAVAALAGAFVVVVGDQLDLPAVPVSLAGSAVIVGLRLLALWRHWNAPVAPRLDG
- a CDS encoding DeoR/GlpR family DNA-binding transcription regulator — its product is MLARQRQAVILEEVRRTGAVRVSDLVVRLGVSDMTVRRDLDVLAARGLVEKVYGGATSVVGRSTDEPGFEAKSVRSLPEKEAIAAFAAGLVRPGTAIGLSAGTTTWTLARFLDDIPDLTVVTNSIRVADVLQQSGRTDRTVVLTGGVRTPSDALVGPVAVQALRSLHLDVVFLGVHGMAERSGFTTPNLNESETDRALVDAAGRVVVVADHTKWGTVGISTIAALDEADVLVTDEGLAEQARVVLGEQVGELVLAHVPGRGEELA
- the galT gene encoding galactose-1-phosphate uridylyltransferase is translated as MRRTAGKLADGREIIYYDDTPDAPPRDAVDTRDLPPSQPLSEVRRDPLTDEWVAMAAHRQTRTYKPPADLCPLCPSTPDKPTEIPEPSYDVAVFENRFPSFAQGVPDLPSTVEGMPMVARAPGRGRCEVVCFTSDHNSSFGELPAWRVRTVVDVWAERTTALGALPGVEQVFPFENRGEEIGVTLHHPHGQIYGYPFVTPKTERMLSVAAAYREEHGRPLMGDILAAERAAGTRVVASGGHWTAFVPAAARWPVEVHLVPHRQVPDLPALTEEERDDFAALYLTVLHRLDGLYRRPLPYIAAWHQAPVRTGRDLAWLHLEVFSVLRTADKLKYLAGSESGMGVWVNDATPEQIAERLRG
- a CDS encoding response regulator transcription factor yields the protein MRILVVDDDRAVRESLRRSLQFNGYQVDLAGDGQQALESVVNQRPDAMVLDVMMPRLDGLEVCRRLRSTGDDLPILVLTARDAVSDRVSGLDAGADDYLPKPFALEELLARLRALLRRAAAEDAKGGQAGAVLRFADLELDPGTRDVRRGDRSISLTRTEFALLELFLAHPKQVLTRGRILEDVWGYDFPTSGNALEVYVGYLRRKTEAGGEPRLLHTVRGVGYVLRETPP
- a CDS encoding sensor histidine kinase, which codes for MIDSASVRDAANERLQRVSLRARVTLLAAFCVAGAVAVVSLGAYMTVSRNLHDQLEDNLRQRAQAAVTAPKVNNDVTEIPGAFLAAGDIRIGVLDTDGQIYYPKGTSPPPTQPADLEVARGAVQENFWTDTRTGFQVLALPYGDGQAMLIAQSTKPLNTTLGKLSVVLFVISGLGVLVAAAAGTAVARTGLRPVQRLTEATERVALTGDLRPIPVSGDDELALLSQRFNAMLGALAESQERQRRLVADAGHELRTPLTSMRTNLELLLASERPDAPTLSDQDKAEIHADVRAQLDELTTLIGDLVELAREDAPQVVHEPVDLVEVVERAVDRARRRASDVRLAVEVQPWSLLGDSSALERAVLNLLDNAVKFSPPGGEVRLSLRQLGDGSAVVEVADSGPGIAEADLPHVFERFYRSQEARTLPGSGLGLAIVKQVAERHGGMAYVGRAPEGGALFALRLPGRPTPLPPMPATSSPSGDAHR
- a CDS encoding beta-galactosidase, translating into MTTWPTGLRGPAWGADYNPEQWPEAVWADDVALMRRAGVNLVSVGVFSWALLEVAEGRYEFGWLDRVLDRLHEGGIRVDLATATASPPPWLTTAHPEVLPETAEGVRLSHGSRQSYCPSSAVYREKAVALAGALARRYREHPALAAWHVGNEYGCHVPRCYCDRCAEAFRAWLRSRHGDLDALNEAWGTAFWSQHYTAWDQVLPPRATPALGNPGQLLDFDRFSSDALLELFKAERDVLREVTPGVPVTTNFMVTWTFGALDYWRWADEVDFVANDHYTRADDPERHVELAFSADLARGLARGRPWLLMEHSTSAVNWQPRNLAKQPGELRRNSYQHLARGADGTLFFQWRQSRAGAERYHSAMVPHAGPDTAVFAEVERVGAEYARIAELVGSTVEAAPVAVVYDWESGWVLGQPAHPTVDFSHREHALALYRALWRAGVAVDFLPPGAPLAPYRAVVLPALHLVDDAGPYADYVEGGGRLLVTYLSGITDTRGHVHLGGHPGAFRDLLGVRTEEFFPLAAGQEVALDDGSSARVWTEHLRAGDAEVLASYVDGPLPGVPAVTRRDVGEGAAWYLACGLTGAGLDRLVEAVLDHAGVPRGTAGVEVVRRRGARAGAPVSWLVAVNHGGGDAELPAVGVELLSGERVPGRVVVPAGGVVVVREEV